The window ATGTTGGTCACGAAGGCGTTGCGATTGCGTTGTGGCACACTTAAGCCTTTGTCACTTTCTAACGTTCCTGCGAGGCTTTCAGTTCGTGCACCCGACGCTTTGCTATCGGTGCAGAAAACATTTGATGTTCCCACTGGAGTCGCTGCCTTGCGCTCTAATCAACGAAATCCACTATTCGTGTTTTATATTGAAATAAAGGGTTATTTCCTTTATGAAGAGGTGTTATCCCTATAATTTTATGAATATGGTAATGTAATGACTATTTTGGGTTCTAAAAACTAAATATATTTTACTTAAATATGAAAGAGGTGCTTAAATGAGCTTTAAGATTGCAATAATTGTTTGTTTGACTTTAATGTGTCTAGTTGCTTGTATTACCTATTTTTTAGGGAAAAAGGTATCTAAAAACTTGATGAAATATATTCCGGTGTTTTCTTTTGGGATAGGAATGCTCTTTTTTTATATTAAACTCAACTTTATTTCTGATAACCCAAATTCCTTCGATAGAATTTCCGATATGATTGTAATTATTATACTTCTTATTGTATTCAGTATTGCTTTGTTAGAGGCGGTCATCATTGATATAGTAGAAAATACAAAAATATTTGGAAAAGGTTTTATGGGTTTACGAAAAGCTATGAAATTAGTAGTCGTAAATAAAAAACAGGTCCGATTGAAGTAACGAAACTACTTCCATCAGACCTGTCGTTCTTAGTATACATGTGTATTAAATGTACGGTTTAAATTTCTATTTTTTCATATGTCTAATTTTCTCTTCATCCGGAGTTACAAAAAGAGTTGTCTGCTCAAAATAAATAACAAAACCAGGTTTTGCCCCACTTGGCTTCTTTACCTGTTTAATCACTGTATAATCCACTGGCACCGACGCAGATTCACGTGCCTTACTAAAATATGCAGCTAGATTCGCCGCCTCTAAAAGTGCAGTTTCCGACGGATTTTCTGAATGTATAACAACATGTGATCCAGGGATATCCTTTGTATGAAGCCATGTATCGGTTTTACGAGCTAATTTAAAGGTAACAAAATCATTCTGTTTATTGTTTTTACCGACCGAAATCTCGGTGCCATCTGATGCAAAATATTTTTCTGGAGTTGGTTTTATAGGCTTTTTCTTCTTTTTCGATGCCCTTGCTTTTATTAAGCCCTGCTCCATAAGTTCTTCTCGAATTTCTTCTATGTCGGTTGGAGATGCTTGCATTACTTGTTGAAGTAATAATTCGAAGTAAGCTATATCTTCTTTGGTTATTTCAAATTGCTGTTCAATTTTTAGTAATGCAGTTTTTGCTTTTGTATAGCGGCTATAATACCTTTGTGCATTTTGTGTGGCTGTTTTTCTGCTATCTAACGGTATTACAATTGTTTTTTCATTTTCATCATAATAATTTACAAGTTCTACTTCCTTCAATCCTTTTTCAATTGCGTAGGCATTTGCCATTAATAGCTCACCGAATAGTTGATACGTATCTAAGTTCTCAGCTTGTTCAAAATCTTTTTGGAGTTTTTTCATTTTTAATTTCAATTTGTTTAATTCATTTTGAAGCCAGCGTTCCAAATCTCCAGCTTGTTGTTTCACGCGGTCTCGCTCTGCTTTGGCAAAATAAACGCGATCAAGTAGATTACCTAAACTTTCTTCATTAAATTTATTGCCATCTAAATGTGTAAGTGCATTGGGTGAATAGAAGTTTTTCCCGTTTAATTCTACAATTTGCTTAGTAGAGCCACCTAGCTTAATCTCTTCTATAAATTCTTTATAGATTTTCATTCTATTCTTCGAATTTTGGAATCTATACATTAATTCCTTGGCATGCAGTGGAGAAAAACCAGAAATTTGGTCCATAATTTCTTTAGGATCACTGGCGGATTGAAGTACTCCTTCAAGTGCTTCCGAAATTTCCAATGGATTCAGCTTATTTTGAGAAGGCGGTGCGATATATGGTTGACCAGGTAAAATAGTACGATAACTATTCATGGAAGGGGACAGATGCTTAATACTCTCCAAGATTAGATTACGAGA is drawn from Psychrobacillus sp. INOP01 and contains these coding sequences:
- a CDS encoding NFACT family protein, coding for MAFDGLFTISMTTELQQLVTGRISKIHQPNAQEILMHIRAQGKNYKLLFSVHSSYSRVQITNETLDNPAQPPLFCMVLRKHLEGGIITCIHQHESDRIIIFQIQSKNEIGDDITREIHMEIMGRHSNLLLVDPSRNLILESIKHLSPSMNSYRTILPGQPYIAPPSQNKLNPLEISEALEGVLQSASDPKEIMDQISGFSPLHAKELMYRFQNSKNRMKIYKEFIEEIKLGGSTKQIVELNGKNFYSPNALTHLDGNKFNEESLGNLLDRVYFAKAERDRVKQQAGDLERWLQNELNKLKLKMKKLQKDFEQAENLDTYQLFGELLMANAYAIEKGLKEVELVNYYDENEKTIVIPLDSRKTATQNAQRYYSRYTKAKTALLKIEQQFEITKEDIAYFELLLQQVMQASPTDIEEIREELMEQGLIKARASKKKKKPIKPTPEKYFASDGTEISVGKNNKQNDFVTFKLARKTDTWLHTKDIPGSHVVIHSENPSETALLEAANLAAYFSKARESASVPVDYTVIKQVKKPSGAKPGFVIYFEQTTLFVTPDEEKIRHMKK